Proteins encoded within one genomic window of Oncorhynchus tshawytscha isolate Ot180627B linkage group LG02, Otsh_v2.0, whole genome shotgun sequence:
- the LOC112263677 gene encoding germ cell-specific gene 1-like protein: MLYIVLLIVGFSLMCLELVHSSTSNMIDGLKLNAFAAIFTVLSGLLGMVAHMMYTQVFQVTVTLGPADWRPYNWDYGWSFCMAWASFTCCMGASVTTLNSYTKTVIEFRHKRKTFVQSIRKEQARQALGYYRDHSLRSISQTVEVYTQTPYSSGIRTHVPAASLDPSDESETLGEDQC, encoded by the exons ATGCTGTACATAGTCCTGTTGATAGTGGGTTTCAGCCTGATGTGTCTAGAACTGGTTCACTCCAGCACCAGCAACATGATAGATGGACTGAAACTGAACGCCTTCGCTGCAATCTTCACCGTCCTCTCAG GGCTCCTGGGTATGGTGGCCCACATGATGTACACACAGGTGTTCCAGGTGACAGTCACCCTGGGCCCTGCAGACTGGAGGCCCTATAACTGGGACTACGGATGGTCCTTCtg CATGGCCTGGGCATCCTTCACCTGCTGCATGGGTGCATCAGTCACCACCCTCAACTCCTACACCAAGACTGTCATCGAGTTCCGACACAAACGCAAGACCTTCGTGCAGAGCATCCGAAAGGAGCAGGCGCGGCAGGCGTTGGGATACTACCGCGATCACTCCCTGCGCTCCATATCCCAAACCGTGGAGGTGTACACACAGACGCCGTATAGCAGTGGTATTAGGACGCACGTACCGGCCGCGTCGTTAGACCCGAGTGACGAATCAGAGACTCTGGGGGAAGACCAGTGCTGA